One Streptomyces lincolnensis genomic region harbors:
- the cobF gene encoding precorrin-6A synthase (deacetylating), translating into MRTIHVIGIGAGDPEQLTLQAVGALRGTDVFFVLDKGEVKSDLTRLRRDMLETHIPEGSYRVVEARDPERDRKAGGTAYSPAVGDWRSARADIYARLITEELGEDETGAFLVWGDPALYDSTIGILEEILERGTVAFEYTVVPGISSVSALVARHRTGLNRVARPVQITTGRRLAEGLPEGVDDVVVMLDAHQTFRQYADQDIDIYWGAYIGTPDEILASGPIAETAPRIERLRAEARDRKGWIMDTYLLRRNPGQR; encoded by the coding sequence GTGCGAACAATTCATGTCATCGGTATCGGTGCGGGCGACCCCGAGCAGCTGACCCTCCAGGCGGTCGGGGCGCTGCGCGGCACGGACGTGTTCTTCGTCCTCGACAAGGGCGAGGTGAAGAGCGACCTGACGCGGCTTCGCCGGGACATGCTGGAGACGCACATACCGGAGGGTTCGTACCGGGTCGTCGAGGCGCGTGACCCGGAGCGCGACCGCAAGGCGGGCGGCACCGCCTACTCCCCCGCCGTCGGCGACTGGCGCAGCGCCCGCGCCGACATCTACGCGCGGCTGATCACCGAGGAGCTGGGCGAGGACGAGACCGGCGCGTTCCTGGTCTGGGGGGATCCCGCGCTGTACGACAGCACGATCGGGATCCTGGAGGAGATCCTGGAGCGGGGCACGGTGGCCTTCGAGTACACCGTCGTGCCGGGCATCAGCAGTGTCTCGGCGCTCGTCGCCCGGCACCGCACCGGACTGAACCGGGTGGCGCGGCCCGTGCAGATCACCACGGGCCGGCGGCTCGCCGAGGGCCTGCCCGAGGGGGTGGACGACGTGGTGGTGATGCTGGACGCCCATCAGACCTTCCGGCAGTACGCCGACCAGGACATCGACATCTACTGGGGCGCCTACATAGGCACGCCCGACGAGATCCTCGCCTCCGGCCCGATCGCCGAGACCGCTCCCCGCATCGAGCGGCTGCGTGCCGAGGCGCGGGATCGCAAGGGCTGGATCATGGACACGTATCTGCTGCGCCGGAACCCGGGACAGCGGTAG
- a CDS encoding DUF309 domain-containing protein, with protein MARTRTSSGRQVDARDRDEEGRARNARPRDGLGRPLPYGTEGVARQPEGVVRAPRESVAEAQELLDAGKPFHAHEVFEDAWKSGPEEERELWRGLAQLAVGLTHAARGNVTGGARLLRRGAGAVTQWAAATGQRRPHELDLAAVAAWARELAEDVERAGGGIDAGARAPRLRGPGAG; from the coding sequence ATGGCCAGGACCAGGACATCGTCAGGACGGCAGGTGGACGCACGGGACCGCGACGAGGAGGGCCGGGCACGCAATGCCCGGCCCCGGGACGGACTCGGGCGGCCGCTCCCCTACGGCACGGAGGGCGTCGCCCGGCAGCCCGAGGGCGTGGTGCGCGCCCCGCGCGAGAGCGTGGCCGAGGCACAGGAGCTGCTGGACGCGGGGAAACCGTTCCACGCCCACGAGGTCTTCGAGGACGCCTGGAAGTCCGGCCCCGAGGAGGAACGCGAGCTGTGGCGCGGCCTCGCCCAGCTCGCCGTCGGCCTCACCCACGCCGCCCGGGGCAACGTCACCGGCGGCGCCCGGCTGCTGCGGCGCGGCGCCGGGGCGGTGACGCAGTGGGCGGCGGCGACCGGGCAGCGGCGGCCGCACGAGCTGGACCTCGCGGCAGTGGCCGCGTGGGCCCGGGAGCTGGCCGAGGACGTGGAGCGGGCCGGGGGCGGCATCGACGCGGGGGCGCGGGCGCCGCGGTTGCGGGGACCGGGGGCGGGGTGA
- a CDS encoding SDR family oxidoreductase, with translation MKIVVIGGTGLIGSKVVARLGEHGHEAVAAAPGTGVDTLTGEGLADVLKGASVVVDVSNSPSFEDEAVMEFFRTSTANLLEAEAEAGVRHHVALSVVGTARLQGSGYFRAKLAQEELIKASGMPWTIVHATQFFEFAKGLADGVTEGDTVRLPAGRIQPIVSDDVAAAVGRASVGSPVGGVVEVAGPEAFELEEFIRMGLAAKNDPRKIVTDPNATYWGAELQETTLLPGPGAQIAGTRFGDWLAQQK, from the coding sequence ATGAAGATCGTAGTGATCGGTGGCACCGGGCTCATCGGCTCGAAGGTGGTCGCCAGGCTCGGCGAGCACGGCCACGAGGCGGTCGCGGCCGCGCCCGGCACCGGCGTCGACACGCTGACGGGCGAGGGGCTGGCCGACGTCCTCAAGGGCGCGTCGGTCGTGGTCGACGTGTCCAACTCCCCCTCGTTCGAGGACGAGGCCGTCATGGAGTTCTTCCGCACCTCCACGGCCAACCTGCTGGAGGCGGAGGCGGAAGCCGGCGTACGGCATCACGTGGCGCTGTCCGTGGTCGGCACCGCTCGTCTCCAGGGCAGCGGCTACTTCCGCGCCAAGCTGGCCCAGGAAGAGCTGATCAAGGCGTCCGGCATGCCCTGGACCATCGTGCACGCGACCCAGTTCTTCGAGTTCGCGAAGGGCCTCGCCGACGGGGTCACCGAGGGCGACACCGTCCGCCTTCCCGCCGGCAGGATCCAGCCCATCGTCTCCGACGACGTGGCCGCGGCGGTCGGCCGCGCCTCGGTCGGTTCGCCGGTGGGCGGCGTGGTGGAGGTCGCGGGTCCCGAGGCGTTCGAGCTGGAGGAGTTCATCCGCATGGGGCTCGCCGCCAAGAACGACCCCCGCAAGATCGTCACGGACCCGAACGCGACCTACTGGGGCGCCGAGTTGCAGGAGACCACGCTCCTGCCGGGGCCGGGCGCGCAGATCGCCGGGACCAGGTTCGGCGACTGGCTCGCGCAGCAGAAGTAG